The Bdellovibrio bacteriovorus DNA window AAACCAATGCGTTTTTCTACACGAGAGTTTTCTTCAAGAAGAACTTCATCCATTTTAAGTTGGATCTCTTCTTTACCGCCCATATCCATTGCCGCTTGAATGCCGGCCGCCGCCACTACGCCCAAGGGTTCTTTAGTGCCCATTTGCAAAGAGCGACGAAGAGCTTTTTCTAAGTTTCCAGAGCGAATATCTTCCGCCAGAACTTTCGAAAGTTCTTTCTGATTTGTTTTACGAGCACCAAAAAGCGCAAAAGCTCTTTCTGCGATGATCGCGATTGAAACGATTTGGGCTGCTAGAATAGTCCACATCCAGATTGCATCTGCTGATGTAAAGCCACGACCTAATGATAATAAGAATTCCATAATAATTTATCCTCCACGGTAAATTCTGAACCCTTAGGAGCAATGAAGGTGCCAGAAGAGGCGTCGAAGTTTTTGACACTTTTCAAAAGTGACAAAATAAGGCTCATGGAACAGCGGGAAGCATTAGTTTTGAGATCGCAGTGAAAAGGACGGAAAAGTTTTTCCTAAATTATTCCTTAGTGATTTTCCTAGATGAAATTCAGATTTTCTGAAGAAGCCAGAATTTATACTTAGTTCACACTAGAGCCGCAAATTGGCGCAAGCTGA harbors:
- a CDS encoding MotA/TolQ/ExbB proton channel family protein; translation: MEFLLSLGRGFTSADAIWMWTILAAQIVSIAIIAERAFALFGARKTNQKELSKVLAEDIRSGNLEKALRRSLQMGTKEPLGVVAAAGIQAAMDMGGKEEIQLKMDEVLLEENSRVEKRIGFLAMFANVATLLGLLGTITGLIHSFAGISNANPAEKATILSQGISLAMNTTAYGLIVAVPALIMYAVLQNRASRLTDDLNKGALNLFIQLGFHYEPVSTTKEVPANSGR